The genomic region GCGGCGACGGCCGACGCGACGGCCTCGGCCACGCGCTCGTCGAACGGCGACGGGATCACGTAGTCGGCGGAGAGCTCGTCACCCACGACACCGGCGATGGCGTCAGCGGCGGCGATCTTCATGCCCTCGGTGATCCGGGTGGCGCGCACCTTGAGGGCGCCCGCGAAGATGCCCGGGAACGCCAGCACGTTGTTGATCTGGTTCGGGAAGTCCGAACGGCCCGTGGCCACGACCGCCGCGTACTTGTGCGCGACGTCCGGGTGGACCTCCGGGTTCGGGTTGGCCATGGCGAAGACGAACGCGTCCTTCGCCATCGAGGCCACCGCCTCCTCGGGGACCGTACCGCCGGAGACGCCGATGAAGACGTCGGCCCCCGCGAGGGCCTGCTCCAGCGAGCCGGTCTGGCCCGTCCGGTTGGTCAGGCCCGCGATCTCCGCCTTGACGTCCGTCAGGTCGGAGCGGTCGGCGGACACGACGCCCTTGCGGTCCGTCACGCAGACGTCGCCGATGCCCGCGTCGACCAGGATCTTGGCGATGGCGATGCCCGCGGCGCCCGCGCCGGAGATCACGGCGCGCAGGTCGCCGAGCGTGCGCCCGGTGAGCTTCGCGGCGTTGCGCAGCGCGGCCAGCGTCACGATGGCCGTGCCGTGCTGGTCGTCGTGGAAGATCGGGATGTCCAGCGCCTCCTGCAGGCGGCGCTCGATCTCGAAGCAGCGGGGTGCGGAGATGTCCTCCAGGTTCACCCCGCCGAAGGACGGCGCGAGACGGATGACCGTCTCGATGATCTCGTCCGTGTCCTTGGTCGCGAGCGCGATCGGGACCGCGTCCACGCCGCCGAACTGCTTGAACAGAATCGCCTTGCCCTCCATCACGGGGAGGGAGGCCTCGGGACCGATGTCACCGAGTCCGAGCACGGCCGTGCCGTCGGTGACGACGGCGACCACGTTGGACTTCCAGGTGTACTCGTTCACCAGCTCCGGCTGCTCGGCGATGGCGGTGCACACCTTCGCCACGCCGGGGGTGTACGCGAGGGAAAGGTCGTCCTTGTCGTTGACCGGCACCGTGGCCTGGATGGCCATCTTGCCGCCCCGGTGCAGCGCGAACACCGCGTCCGGGTTGTTGTCCGTCACGCTGTCACTGCGAGGGTTGAAGATCTCCGCTGCCACTGTGTGTGACCCCTTAAGTCCTTTGAATCGTTGAGGGTGGCCACTCCTGGTTAAGGGGTGGGCGGGCACCGCGTCCGTACTCCGCATCGACGGTTGGCCCGTCTCCGCGAAGGGGAGGTTCGTACGCGCGGGCGCGCCGCACGCGCGCCCTGAGCCCCGGATGAGGGGTGTAAGGATCTGTTCTACCGGATGAACGCTCACCCAGACGAGTCGATTCCTGCTCGACCATAGGCTGCATGTCCTGGTTTTGGCTAAAAGTCCAAACGTCTGTGTCCAATGGGCGAGACGTGCCGTAAATAGTGAGCCCGAAGTGCCTGGTCGCAGCGTTTTCTGTGGCTCCGAGGGGCTTCGCCCGCAGTCCTGTTGGGTAGCCCGGGGTGTCCGTTATCTGATTTTGACCTCACGAGCACCCTGAATGCGCCAGTCCGAATGGCAAGATGCCGTAATCACACAAGGTCGCGACACTCGATGGTGCGTGCTCGACCTTTTTTCGGTGCTTTTCCACCAGCCGGAGGAACCAGCTCATGACCGCAAGCATCACCCGTCGTACGACCGCCGCCCGGTCCCGGATCGCCGCGGTCGGCGCGATCGCGGTTGCCGGCGCCCTGGTCCTCACCGGTTGTGGCGACCAGACCGACAAGGCCTCCACGGCCCCGTCGGGCCAGGCGAACAGCAGCGCGCCGCTCTTCTCGAAGCTTCCGAAGAAGATCCAGGACGCGGGTGTCATCAAGGTCGGTACGGACGCGACCTACGCGCCGATGGAGTTCACCGAGGGCGGCAAGATCGTCGGTGTCGACCCCGACGTGGCGGCGGCCCTGGCCAAGCAGCTCGGTGTCCAGTTCAAGTTCGAGTCCGGGACCTTCGACACCCTGATCGGCAGCATGCAGACGGGCCGCAGCGACCTGGTCATGTCCTCGCTCACCGACACCAAGGCCCGTCAGGAGGGCCTGGACGACAAGGGCGCCAAGACCGGTGCCGGTGTCGACTTCGTCGACTACTTCTCCGCCTCGACCGGCATCCTGGTCAAGAAGGGCAACCCGGAGGGCATCAAGACCCTCGACGACCTGTGCGGCAAGAAGGTCGCCGTCCAGCGCGGCACGACGTACGAGCAGTCCGCCAAGGACCAGTCCGAGAAGTGCAAGGCGGCCGGCAAGGGCGAGGTCGCCATCGAGTCCTTCCCGACCGACGCCGAGGCCCAGACCCGTGTGAAGGCCGGCGGCGCCGTCGCCGACCTGAACGACTCCCCGGTCGCCGCGTACATCGCGCAGACCGCGGGCGGCGGCAACGACTTCGAGGCCGTTGCCAACCCGACCGACGCCGGCCTCTTCGGCATCGCAGTGGACAAGAAGAACACCGAGCTGCGCGACGCGCTCAAGGAAGCCCTCGACGCGGTCATCAAGGACGGCACGTACAAGGCCGCCCTGGACAAGTGGAACGCGGGCTCCGGCGCCGTGACCGAGGCCAAGACCAACGCAGGCTCCTGACCTCCGCGCAGACCGCAGCACACTGAAGGGCAGTCACTGTGACTGACAAGCTCGACAAGGTCCCGGACCCGGCGGACACCCCGCCGGCCGGTACCGCCCACCCCGAGGCGATCCGCGCCATCCCGGTCCGCCACTACGGCCGCTGGATCAGCGGCGTGGTCGTCATCGGCCTGGTCGTGGCCCTGGCGTTCGCCTTCTCGCAGGGCAACGTGCGCTGGGCCACCGTGCCGGAGAAGCTGTTCGACCCGACCATCCTCCGCGGTGTGGTCAACACGGTCTGGATCAGCATCACGTCCATGGCCCTGGGCCTGGTGCTCGGCGTCCTCTTCGCCGTCATGCGCCTCTCGAAGAACCCGGTGACCAGCACCATCGCCTGGTTCTACATCTGGCTGTTCCGCGGCACCCCGGTGTACGTGCAGCTCCTCATCTGGTTCAACCTCGCCCTGATCTTCCCGATCCTGAACCTCGGGTTCTACAAGGACGAGATGACCCAGGTCATGACGCCGTTCCTGGCCGCCCTGCTGGGCCTCGGCCTCAACGAGGGCGCGTACATGGCGGAGATCGTCCGCGCCGGCATCCAGTCGGTCGACGAGGGCCAGACCGAGGCCTCGCACGCACTCGGCATGACCCGCATGCAGACCATGCGCCGGGTCGTGCTGCCGCAGGCCATGCGCGTGATCGTGCCGCCGTCGGGCAACGAGTTCATCAACATGCTCAAGACCTCGTCGCTCGTCGTGGCCGTGCAGTACTTCGACCTGCTGCGCGCGGCCCAGGACATCGCGTCCACCTCGTTCGCGGTGATGGAGATGTTCTTCGTCGCGTCGATCTGGTACCTCGCCCTGACCAGCGTGTTCAGCGTCGGCCAGTACTACCTGGAGCGCCGCTACGCCCGTGGTGCGCTCCGCTCCCTGCCGCCCACGCCGTTCCAGAAGGTCAAGGCGAAACTGTCCAGCTTCTCGAACCGCAAGGCGGTGGCCTGATGACGACTGCCATGGTGAAGGCCGAGGGCGTCCACAAGTCCTACGGTGCGGCGCACATCCTCAAGGGCATCGACCTGGAGGTCGCCCCGCGTGAGGTCTTCTGTCTGGTCGGCCCGTCCGGCTCCGGCAAGTCGACCTTCCTGCGGTGCATCAACCACCTGGAGCAGGTCAACGCCGGACGGCTGTACGTCGACGGGGAGCTCGTCGGATACCGCCAGAAGGGCGACAAGCTCTACGAGCTGAAGGACAGCGAGGTCGCGGCCCAGCGCCGGGACATCGGCATGGTCTTCCAGCGCTTCAACCTCTTCCCGCACATGACGGCCATAGAGAACGTCATGGAAGCCCCGGTCATGGTCAAGGGCGAGTCCAAGGCGGTGGCGCGCGAGCGTGCCGTACGCCTCCTGGACCGCGTCGGCCTCGGCGACAAGGGCGGGAACTACCCCACCCAGCTCTCCGGCGGCCAGCAGCAGCGCGTGGCGATCGCCCGCGCGCTCGCCATGGAGCCGAAGCTGATGCTCTTCGACGAGCCCACCTCGGCGCTCGACCCGGAGCTGGTGGGTGACGTCCTCGACGTCATGCGGGACCTGGCCGAGTCGGGCATGACCATGATCGTGGTCACGCATGAGATGGGCTTCGCCCGCGAGGTCGGCGACAACCTCGTCTTCATGGACGGCGGCGTGGTCGTCGAGTCGGGTCACCCCCGCGAGGTGCTGGGCAACCCCCAGCACGACCGGACGAAGGCGTTCCTGTCCAAGGTGCTGTAGTCGCACCCGCGGACAGGTGAGGGGCGGTACGGGTTTCCCGTACCGCCCCTCACGCATGTGCGTGTCGGTCCCTACTTGAGACCTAGGACCAGCGCGTCCGAGGGGGAGCGCCAGACCGTACGGGCCTCGGCGAACCCGGCGTCCAGGAGGGTGCCGGCGTGCCAGGCCTCGGTGGGGGTGTCGCCGTCGGCGTGCTCCCCGTAGATCTCGAAGCGCCGCTTCACCGGCTCGGCCAGCGCCGGGTCCGCGGCCGCCAGGGCCCACCACTCGCGCCAGTCCACGGCCCCGGCCGCCTTGGCCCGGTCCATGCCGGCGTGCCGGTGGGCGCGCTCGGCGGCGCCGATGCGGGGGGTGGCCGGGTCGGGCATGTGGTCGGCGTTCATGAACACCCCGCCCGGCCTGACCAGGGGTGCCAGCTGCCCGTACAGGACGGCGAGCTCCTTGCTCGGCAGCCAGTGCAGGGCCGTGGCCGTCAGGACCGCGTCGTACGTGGCGCGGGGCAGGGCCGCGCGCCAGTCGGGGTCCTTGAGGTCGGCGGTCACGAAGGTGACCCGCCGGTCCCCGGCGAAGTAGCCCTCGGCGATGGTCAGCAGCGCCGGGTCGAGGTCGACGCCCGTACTGGTGGCCTCCGGGAACCTCTTGAGGACGCGGTCCGTGATACTTCCCGTACCGCACGCGAGGTCCAGGACCCGGGGGGCGGGGCCGACCAGGGCCTCGACCATGTCGAGCATCACCCGGAACCGCTCCTCGCGGTCGGGCATGTACCACTCCTGCTGCCGGTCCCAGCTGTCCTGCCATGCCTGCCACGCCCGCCGACCGGTGCCGGTTTCCGCCGTATCCGCCATCACGAACCCCTCCATGCGTAATACCCTCGAAGACGTCTCAGCCGTTACCGGAGACACTAATCCGCAGCCGTAAGGACTACAAGTGGAACTGGCCCATTACTCGGACTTCGCCGTGAGCCTGGTCAACACCGAGGAGCCGGCCCGCAACAAGGACTCGTTGACCTCGGTGGACGCCGTCCGCGCCCTCTTCGGCGCAAGCCTGCAGATGGCCCGCCGGGTCACCGACACCGACGTCACCCGCTTCCGCAACGTCCGCGGCCGGCTGCGCGCCGTCTTCGAGGCCGCCGACAGCGGGGACCACGTCCTCGCGGTCGACCTGCTGAACTCGCTGCTCATGGAGTTCCCCGTCAGCCCCCAGGTCTCCGGCCACGAGACGATCGGCGAGGACGGCCGCCCCGACTGGCACATCCACCTCGCCGAGCACCCCTCGAACGCCTCCGCGGGATACGCCGCCATGGCGGCGATGGGCCTGGCCTTCCACGTCACCGAGCACGGCCCCGACCGCCTCGGCCTGTGCCAGGCAGCGCCCTGCCGCAACGCCTACCTCGACACCTCCACCAACCGCTCCCGGCGCTACTGCTCCGACCGCTGCGCCACCCGGGCCAACGTGGCCGCCTACCGTGCCCGCAAGCGGCTGGAGGCCGAGGAGTCCGCCCGCAGCGGACGCACCGCCGAGACCGCCCAGGAGAGCCGGGCCCTGAGCGAGCGCTGATCCTCCCCGCGCGGCCGGATGCGCAGGACCGCCGTCGCCAGCACCAGTTCGTCGGGCACCGGCCCGTAGACGGTGCTGTCGCCGGTCTCGTTGTACGGGTTGTCGCCGAGCACCCACCAGCAGCCGCCCGGCCGCCGCTCCACCGCCCGCTTGATGACCAGCAGGTCCTGCTGGAACGGGTGGCGCAGCACCACCACGTCACCCGGACGGACCGCCGCTCCGTACCGGACCAGCACCTGGTCCCCGTGGACCAGCGTCGGCACCATCGACGGCCCGCTCACGTCGACCAGTCCGAAGCGCCCCCGCGGGTGCCCGCTCTCCACCATTCCCGACCTCCTCGTCACCCCCGCATGCTGCCGTAAGGCCCCGTACATTCGCGCACCGGTCCGCCCACGACGCTGGACTTTTGTCCTAAGCCCATGGGGGCGACCGCGAAAACGGCATTCCGAGCGAGTAATCTCCCCCTTGAGAAGACGATCACGAGGAGGACAAACTCCATGCTTTCCCGCCTCTTCGCCCCCAAGGCGAAGGTCTCCGCCCACTGCGATCTTCCGTGCGGCGTGTACGACCCTGCCCAGGCCCGCATCGAGGCCGAGTCCGTCAAGGCCGTGCAGGAGAAGTACCAGGCCAACGACGACGCCGACTTCCGCGCGCGCGCCATCACCATCAAGGAGCAGCGCGCCGAGCTCGCCAAGCACCACGTCTCGGTGCTGTGGAGCGACTACTTCAAGCCGCCGCACTTCGAGAAGTACCCGCAGCTGCACACGCTGGTCAACGACACCCTGAAGGCCCTCTCGGCCGCCAAGGCGTCGAACGACCCGGCCACCGGCGCGAAGGCCCTTGAGCTCATCGCCGAGATCGACCGCATCTTCTGGGAGACCAAGGCCGCCTGATCCGGCGCCTTGTGCACCTGGTGCACCCTGACGAGAACGGCCCGACTGCAGCGCGCAGCCGGGCCGTTCTCGTGTCCAGGTCAGTCCTCCGTGTCGTCGTCCTCGTCGTCCAGGCGGGCCAGCCAGGTGGCCAGGCGTTCCACCGGGACCTCGAAGTCGGGATTCAGGTCGACGAACGTACGAAGCTGCTCGGCGAGCCACTCGAAGGTGACCTCCTCCTCGCCGCGCCGCTTCTCCAGCTCCTCGATGCCGCGATCGGTGAAGTACAAGTCGGGCTCCGTGCCGTGATGTGGATGTGCAGGGGGGTGTTTCCCGCCAGGATAATCCGCTCTGCGGTGAGACCTCCCGCCTGCTGCGCCTGCGGCGCTAGCCTGGATGTCTCACGAGCAGGGGGCGCGAATGACGGAAGGGCGCACGGCCCGCTCCGCGCGCGCCTTCGAGCTTCTGGAGCCCCTCGTACAGGCCGCGACCGTACGCGTCCACGCCCCGGCGGGCGGGTATGGATCCCCTGTGACCGGCCCCACCTGGGGGAGCGGCTTCTTCATCGCCCCCGGCTGGGTCCTGACGTGCGCGCACGTCGTCGGCGAAGGGGGTGCTGCGGTGCGTCTGACGGGGCGCGAGGTCGGCATCACCTTCTCCTCCGGGGGCAACGGTTCCACCGGGACCGTCACCGGGCGGGTGGAGTGCGTACTGCCCGAGCGGCTGGAGGAGCGGCGCCCCGGCCCGCGGACCATGTGGGACCTGCCCGACCTGGCGCTGATCCGGGTCCTGGCCCCCGTCTCGCACGCCTGCGTCTGGCTGACCGACCGCTCCCGGCCGCGCTTCGAGGAGGTCGCGTACTTCGGCTGCACCGAGGACCTCGGCACGCCCGAGATCACGGGCCGCACCACCCGGCTCCGCGGCACCGCGGGCAACGGCGCGGCCATCCGGCTCGGCGACGACGACGAGATCGAACCCGGCATGTCCGGGGGCCCCGTGGTGGACCTGGCCCGCGGCGAGGTCGTCGGCGTGGTCAAGGCCCGCCGGCACACCGGGGCCGGCGGACTCGCCGTCTCGGTCGCGCAGCTGCGCACGCTGCCGATGCCCGCACGCGGCCAGACGGGGCTCTACCGGCGGGTCATGCAGGCCCACGACCTGCACCACTACGACCAGCACCTCAGCGACCTCAACAGCCGGCGGACCTGGACGGACGTGCACGACGAACTCCCGGCCGAGGACGGGGACCCGTACGCCGGGCGCGGCCGCCTCACCCCCGGCGAGCGCACCACCCTGTGCGGGCTGCTGGCCGAACTGCCCCCGCCGGGCTCCTCCGAGGTCGTACGGGCCCTGGTGGAGGCGGCGCGCGGGGAGGAGCCGGACCCGCACCCGCTCGCCCCGCTGAGCTGGCGCGACGGGCTGGGGCTGCTGCACGACCCGCCGGGCGGGGCAGGGGAGGCGGCGGCCATGCTGCGGTACGCGACGGACGTGAGCGTGGCCGACTACCGCGAGCCGCCCACACCGGGCGCCGACGAGGAACTGTGGGACTGGGTACGGGCCACCGCCGAGCGGCTGTGGCGGCCGCTGCGCAGGGAGCTCGGCGAGCGCCACGAACGGGGCCTGGCCGAGCGCGAGCTGCGCCGGCGGGCCTCGGCCGGGCGTGCCGTACGGGGTCCCGCCCGCCCGGCCGGCGGGCTGCCGACCGGGGCCTCGGCCCTGCTGCAGCTGTGGGCGCACGGCTGGGAGGACGTCTACGACTGGAAGGTCTCGGTGCTGGCGGGCCCGGCCCACCCCGGGCGGGTGCGGGCGGTGGATTCGGGCGTACGGGCCACCCTGCGGGAGCTGCCCGAGGTGTTACGGGCCCCGCTCGCCGAGGCCTTCCGGGCCTCCGACACCCACGAGGCGGCGGCCGTGCTCGAAGTGGCCGTCGAACCGGAGCTGTTCGGGGTGCCCGTGGACGCATGGGTGCTGGTGGGCGGCGTACCGCTGGGGGTGCAGCGGCCGGTGGTGTTCCGCTACCCGGAGGGAAGCGGCGCGCCCGCCGCGGCCGCCCGGTGGGCCCGGGTGCAGGCGGGGCCGCTGCTCGACGAACGGGCCGACTGCGTACGGGGGCGTGCGCGCAGCCCCGCGCCGGGCTGGCTGGCCGCGCTCCCGGACAACACCGTGCCGGTGCACTGCCGGGCGGCGGCGCTGGAGCCCACGCTCGGGGCGCTGCACGCGGTGCGGGACGCCGGGTACGGGATGGCGGTGGGCCGCCGGCCCCCGGCGGATCCGGGGGTGTCGTGCGCCCCCTTCCACCGCGGGCTGCGGGAGGAACTGGCCGAAGCGGGCCGGGCGGAGGTGCTGCCGCTGCGGTTGCAGGCGCTGCGGGGGCGGGCGTACGGGGCCGACCCGGACGCCTACTGGGCGGCGGGGGCGACGCTCGTATGGGACGACCCCGCGCGCGCCCTGCCCGAGGACGAGCCGCTCCAGGGGGACCTGTGACCGGCAGGAGGGAGCAGCACCCATGAACGACGAATGGCTCATATACCGAGGTGTCGGCGAACCCCACGACGGGATCGAGGCCCTGCCCGATCCGCCGCCGTGGCGGGACTTCGACGGCGGGCCCGTGGACGAGGAGGGCGCGGCGGCCGGGGCCGGCACGGCCGACGGCAACATCGCCCGGCGGCTCGGCGCGCACCGGCAGGCCGCCGAGCTGCACCGGCCCGAGCCCGAGGAGCTGGAGGCCATCAACGCCGCGCTGTACCTGCGGCGGCCGCTGCTGGTCACGGGCTTTCCCGGAACGGGCAAGTCCACCCTCGCGCACGCCGTGGCCCACGAGTTGAAGCTGGGCCGGGTGCTGCGCTGGCCGGTGGTGTCGCGGACCGTGCTCCAGGACGGCCTGTACCGCTACGACGCCCTCGCCCGGCTCCAGGACGTGCAGATCGCCGCGAGCGGCGGAGCCGTGGGCGGGGGGCAGGGCGGGGCGCCCGGTGCCGGCCGGCCTCCGGGCATCGGGAAGTACATCCGGCTCGGGCCGCTGGGCACCGCCCTGCTGCCCGCCGAGCGGCCCCGGGTGCTGCTCATCGACGAGCTCGACAAGAGCGACATCGACCTGCCCAACGACCTGCTGAACGTCCTGGAGGAAGGGGAGTTCGCCCTTCCGGAGCTGGAGCGGGTCGCCGACACCGAGCCCGAGGTGCAGGTGCTCACCGACGACGGGGCGAAGGTGACCGTCCGGGGCGGCGGGGTGCGCTGCCGGGCCTTCCCCTTCATCATCCTGACCAGCAACGGGGAACGGGACTTCCCCGCCGCCCTGCTGCGGCGCTGCATCCAGCTCAAGCTCGGGCAGCCCGGTGAGAAGCGGCTCGCGACCATGGTCCGCGCCCACCTCGGGGAAGAGGCCGCCCAGCTCGGGGCCGACCTAATCCGGGAGTTCCTCAGCCGCTCGCAGTCCGAGCTGGTCGCCGCCGACCAGCTGCTCAACGCCGTCTACCTGACCCACTACGCCGCCCCGCCCACCCGGGAGGACCTCGCGGACCTGCTCATCCAGCGACTCGACCGCCCGAGGTGACGGGCCGTGCCGCCACGCGACGAACCTCCGCCCGCCGGACCTCCGCCCGCGGGAAGCCCCCCGGCCGGACCGTCCGGCATCCGCGAACTGGCCGTGCTGCTGCGCCGCGCCGGGCTCGATCCGTCCGCCGAGGAGCTCGCCGACGCGCTGTGGCTGGCCGGTCGGATCAGCGGGCCCGGGCGGCCCGCACCGGGTGCGGAGGCGTCCGCACCAGAACCGGAGGATGAGGATCCGGTCAGTCCGCCCGTGGATCCCGGGCGCGCGGAGCCGGAAGCCGGTGATCCGGTCAGGCTCTATCCGCCTGGGACGCGCCGCGGCGGCGAGACCGAGGCGGAGCTCGCGGGGGAGGTGCCAGGGGAGCGCGGGGTGCCCGTACGGGTCCCCAGGGCGGCCGCGCTGCCACGCATCCTGGAGATACAGCGCGCCCTGCGCGCCCTCCAGCGGCACCGCCCGCCCGCCCCGCCCACCCGGATGGTCCTCGACGAGTCGGCCACCGCCGAGGCCAGCGCCCGGGCCCTCGGGCTGGTCATCCCGGTGCTCCGGCCCGACAGCAGGCGCGAGGCGACCGCACGGCTGGTGATGGACGCGTCGCCGTCGATGGCGGTGTGGCAGGACATGTTCGAGGAACTGCGTTCCGTGTGCGAGCGGCTGGGTGCCTTCCGGGACGTCCAGGTGCACTACCTGCACCGGCTCGCCGACGGTACGGCCGCGCTCGGGCGCGGCCCCGTGCCCGGCCCCGGGCTGCGCTCCGGGGAACAGCTGCGCGACCCCACCGGGCGGGCCCTGACCATGATGGTCTCCGACTGCGCCGGACCGCTGTGGCGCGAGGGCGCGGCGCAGCGGCTGCTGCACCGGTGGGCCGAGTGCACCCCGTGCGTGGTCGTGCAGCCGCTGCCGCAGCGGCTGTGGGGCCGCAGCTGGCTGCCGACCGAGCGGGGCACGCTCTCCCGCGTCGAGGGCAGCGGCGGGAAGCTGAAATTCCGGTCGGACCGGCCGCCGCTGCCCGGACGGCTCGTGGGCGGGCTGACCGTGCCCGTGCTGCCCCCGGGCGCGACAGCCCTCGGAGCCTGGGCCCGGCTCGTCGCCGGGCTGGGCACCGGCCCGGTTCCGGCGGAGGTGGGCCGGGTGCTGGCCGCCCACCCGGCGGCGCCCCCGCCGCCGCCGCGTGCCGTACGGCCGCCGCGCGAGCTGGTGGCGCGGTTCAGGTCCTCGGCCGCGCCCCGGGCCGTACAGCTGGCCGTCTACCTGTCGGCGGCCCCGCTGACGCTGCCCGTCATGCGGCTGGTGCAGCGCACGATGCTGCCCGACTCCGAGCCCTCGGACCTGGCCGAGGTGCTGCTGAGCGGGCTGCTGCGGCGCAGCGCGGAGGCGCCGGGGCAGTGGTACGAGTTCGCGCCCGGCGTGCAGGACGTACTGCTGGGGCCGCTGGGGCGGGACGAGGCCGCCCTCGTGCTCAAGCACTGCTCGGAGTACGTACAGGCCCACTTCGGGCGGGGCGTACGGAACTTCCCCGCCCTCGCGGTCTCGCAGCTCACCGGAGCACCGTCCGCCGAGGCCGGACCAGCGCCGGAGGACGCCGCGGAGCGCACGCCCGCCGGGCGGCTCCCGCAGGCCTTCGCCCAGGTCTCGGCCAAGGTGGTACGGCGCTACCTGCCCGGGGTGCCGGAGGACGGGGACCCGCCGGTCCGCGAGCCCGCCGCGCCCCCGGCGCCCGGCCGGGCCGGCGCGGTGCGCGCGGCGCGCGACCGGCTCGCGGACGGGGACGCGCGCGCCCTGTACGAAGCCGTGGCGGTACTGCGCCGCGCCGTGACGGCCCCGCCCGGGCCCGGCGATCCGCCGGAGGAGGCGGAGACCGAACTGGCGGGCGCGCTGCTGCGGCTGTGGGCGGCCCAGCGGGACCCGGAACTCCTCGCCGAGGCCGAGCGGGCCCTGACCGGCCTGCGCACCGCGCCGGCCCGGTTCGCGCGGGGCCGGGTGCTGTACGAGCGGGCGCGGGCGGCCGCCCGTACGGCCTCGTCGGTCGACGCGGAGCTGCTGGCCGCCGCCGACCGGGAGTTCGCGGCGGCCGGCGCCTCGGCCGACCCCGCACTGCGGCGGGACTGCGCGGTGCGCCGCGCCGAGACCCTGATCCGGCTGAGCGCCCTGCGGGACGACCCGGGCGCGCTGCGCGAGGCGCGGGCCGCCCTGGAGCCGCTGGCCGGGCCCACGCCCGGCGGAGCCGTGGACGCGCCGCCGCATCCCGGACTCCAACAGGCCCTGGGCCGCGTCCTGCTGGCCCTGCTGCCCCACACCCCGGACCCGGCCGAGCGCACGGCCCTGGCCGAGCAGGCCGCGGCGCGGCTGGCCGCGACCGCCCTGACCACGGACGGCACGGCCGGTCGAGAAGGGCGCGCACGGGTGCGGGTGGAGCTGGCCGGCGCCCTGCGGTACCTGCCCGGGCGGCTGGAGGAGGCGGCCGGTGAGCTGGACGCGGCCCTCGCGGAGGCCGGCGGCGACGCCGAGCTGCGGGTGGCGGCCCTGGTGTGCCTGGCGCGGGTGCACCGGGCGCGCCACGAGCGGGACGCCGACCCGGCGGCCCTGGAGGACGCCGCCGAGGCGTACGGCCGCGCCCGGCGGCTGATCCCCCGGGACGCGGAGGCCTTCGCCGAGCTGCTGCCCGAATGGGGCGACGTCCTGCTGGAGCGGGCCCGGGCCGCCGACGGGCGGCGCTTCACCGGGGCCGCCGTACGCGTGCTGCGCGAGAGCCGGGCGGCGGTGCCGCAGTCCGACCCCGGGGCGGCGCACCGGCTGCTGAGACTGGCCGCGGGGCTCCGGCTGCGGCACGCCTACGAAGGGGA from Streptomyces sp. NBC_00190 harbors:
- a CDS encoding class I SAM-dependent methyltransferase, giving the protein MEGFVMADTAETGTGRRAWQAWQDSWDRQQEWYMPDREERFRVMLDMVEALVGPAPRVLDLACGTGSITDRVLKRFPEATSTGVDLDPALLTIAEGYFAGDRRVTFVTADLKDPDWRAALPRATYDAVLTATALHWLPSKELAVLYGQLAPLVRPGGVFMNADHMPDPATPRIGAAERAHRHAGMDRAKAAGAVDWREWWALAAADPALAEPVKRRFEIYGEHADGDTPTEAWHAGTLLDAGFAEARTVWRSPSDALVLGLK
- a CDS encoding CGNR zinc finger domain-containing protein, which translates into the protein MELAHYSDFAVSLVNTEEPARNKDSLTSVDAVRALFGASLQMARRVTDTDVTRFRNVRGRLRAVFEAADSGDHVLAVDLLNSLLMEFPVSPQVSGHETIGEDGRPDWHIHLAEHPSNASAGYAAMAAMGLAFHVTEHGPDRLGLCQAAPCRNAYLDTSTNRSRRYCSDRCATRANVAAYRARKRLEAEESARSGRTAETAQESRALSER
- a CDS encoding amino acid ABC transporter permease, yielding MTDKLDKVPDPADTPPAGTAHPEAIRAIPVRHYGRWISGVVVIGLVVALAFAFSQGNVRWATVPEKLFDPTILRGVVNTVWISITSMALGLVLGVLFAVMRLSKNPVTSTIAWFYIWLFRGTPVYVQLLIWFNLALIFPILNLGFYKDEMTQVMTPFLAALLGLGLNEGAYMAEIVRAGIQSVDEGQTEASHALGMTRMQTMRRVVLPQAMRVIVPPSGNEFINMLKTSSLVVAVQYFDLLRAAQDIASTSFAVMEMFFVASIWYLALTSVFSVGQYYLERRYARGALRSLPPTPFQKVKAKLSSFSNRKAVA
- a CDS encoding DUF6104 family protein: MYFTDRGIEELEKRRGEEEVTFEWLAEQLRTFVDLNPDFEVPVERLATWLARLDDEDDDTED
- a CDS encoding ABC transporter substrate-binding protein; the encoded protein is MTASITRRTTAARSRIAAVGAIAVAGALVLTGCGDQTDKASTAPSGQANSSAPLFSKLPKKIQDAGVIKVGTDATYAPMEFTEGGKIVGVDPDVAAALAKQLGVQFKFESGTFDTLIGSMQTGRSDLVMSSLTDTKARQEGLDDKGAKTGAGVDFVDYFSASTGILVKKGNPEGIKTLDDLCGKKVAVQRGTTYEQSAKDQSEKCKAAGKGEVAIESFPTDAEAQTRVKAGGAVADLNDSPVAAYIAQTAGGGNDFEAVANPTDAGLFGIAVDKKNTELRDALKEALDAVIKDGTYKAALDKWNAGSGAVTEAKTNAGS
- a CDS encoding NAD(P)-dependent malic enzyme; this encodes MAAEIFNPRSDSVTDNNPDAVFALHRGGKMAIQATVPVNDKDDLSLAYTPGVAKVCTAIAEQPELVNEYTWKSNVVAVVTDGTAVLGLGDIGPEASLPVMEGKAILFKQFGGVDAVPIALATKDTDEIIETVIRLAPSFGGVNLEDISAPRCFEIERRLQEALDIPIFHDDQHGTAIVTLAALRNAAKLTGRTLGDLRAVISGAGAAGIAIAKILVDAGIGDVCVTDRKGVVSADRSDLTDVKAEIAGLTNRTGQTGSLEQALAGADVFIGVSGGTVPEEAVASMAKDAFVFAMANPNPEVHPDVAHKYAAVVATGRSDFPNQINNVLAFPGIFAGALKVRATRITEGMKIAAADAIAGVVGDELSADYVIPSPFDERVAEAVASAVAAAAKADGVARLV
- the sodX gene encoding nickel-type superoxide dismutase maturation protease translates to MVESGHPRGRFGLVDVSGPSMVPTLVHGDQVLVRYGAAVRPGDVVVLRHPFQQDLLVIKRAVERRPGGCWWVLGDNPYNETGDSTVYGPVPDELVLATAVLRIRPRGEDQRSLRARLSWAVSAVRPLRADSSASSRLRAR
- a CDS encoding amino acid ABC transporter ATP-binding protein, with product MTTAMVKAEGVHKSYGAAHILKGIDLEVAPREVFCLVGPSGSGKSTFLRCINHLEQVNAGRLYVDGELVGYRQKGDKLYELKDSEVAAQRRDIGMVFQRFNLFPHMTAIENVMEAPVMVKGESKAVARERAVRLLDRVGLGDKGGNYPTQLSGGQQQRVAIARALAMEPKLMLFDEPTSALDPELVGDVLDVMRDLAESGMTMIVVTHEMGFAREVGDNLVFMDGGVVVESGHPREVLGNPQHDRTKAFLSKVL
- the sodN gene encoding superoxide dismutase, Ni codes for the protein MLSRLFAPKAKVSAHCDLPCGVYDPAQARIEAESVKAVQEKYQANDDADFRARAITIKEQRAELAKHHVSVLWSDYFKPPHFEKYPQLHTLVNDTLKALSAAKASNDPATGAKALELIAEIDRIFWETKAA